The Wigglesworthia glossinidia endosymbiont of Glossina morsitans morsitans (Yale colony) genome has a window encoding:
- the panC gene encoding pantoate--beta-alanine ligase, which produces MLIIKKSYELIQVLNKFKLKNSNLQISFIPTMGNLHAGHLELIKYGLLKSHCLIVSIFVNPIQFSESEDFKKYPKNLKQDIKKLIAYQVDILFCPTLKSMYPYGCKNHTYIDVPQYSSILEGEKRPKHFLGVATIIAKLFNLIRPQIAIFGQKDFQQLIMVRQLILHMNYNIKIISVPTIREFDGLALSSRNQYLSIRERKIAPNLYQILFQLSKKIKSNTIDIIINNEKSFLHEASSKLIACGFKIDLLKIRNAKNLMKLNNNNKHIIILCSAWIGKTRLIDNIKFKLF; this is translated from the coding sequence ATGTTAATAATAAAAAAATCATACGAACTCATTCAAGTTCTAAACAAATTTAAATTAAAAAATTCTAATCTACAAATTTCCTTCATACCTACAATGGGAAATTTACATGCTGGGCATCTTGAATTGATCAAATACGGACTTTTGAAATCTCATTGCTTAATAGTTAGTATCTTTGTGAATCCAATACAATTTTCTGAATCAGAAGATTTTAAAAAATATCCCAAAAATTTAAAACAAGATATTAAAAAGCTTATTGCATATCAAGTAGATATATTGTTTTGCCCTACATTAAAATCTATGTATCCTTACGGTTGCAAAAATCATACATATATTGATGTTCCTCAATATTCATCTATTTTGGAAGGAGAAAAAAGGCCAAAACATTTTTTAGGAGTAGCAACAATTATCGCTAAGTTATTTAATTTGATTCGTCCTCAAATAGCTATTTTTGGACAAAAAGATTTTCAACAATTAATTATGGTACGTCAATTAATTTTGCATATGAATTACAACATTAAAATAATTAGTGTGCCAACAATAAGAGAATTTGACGGTTTAGCACTTAGTTCAAGAAATCAATATTTGAGTATTAGAGAAAGAAAAATAGCTCCAAATTTGTATCAGATTTTATTTCAATTATCTAAAAAAATTAAATCTAATACAATAGACATCATTATTAATAATGAAAAAAGTTTTTTGCATGAAGCATCTTCTAAATTAATTGCCTGTGGATTTAAAATAGATCTTTTAAAAATAAGGAACGCGAAAAATCTTATGAAATTAAATAATAATAATAAACATATAATTATTTTATGCAGTGCATGGATTGGAAAAACACGATTAATTGATAATATAAAATTTAAATTGTTTTAA
- the ybeY gene encoding rRNA maturation RNase YbeY — protein sequence MRLVNKCEIHLLNKKFLKKNYPTNILAFPYDVQLNKNVLFLGDLVVCNKIIQEEAHQQKKIIDAHWAHIIVHGTLHLLGYDHVNSSKNKKIMQLLEIKILRFLGYNNPYEK from the coding sequence TTGCGTTTAGTAAACAAATGTGAAATTCATTTGCTTAATAAGAAATTTTTAAAAAAAAATTATCCCACGAACATATTAGCATTTCCATACGATGTACAGTTAAATAAAAATGTATTATTTTTAGGAGATTTAGTAGTTTGCAATAAAATTATTCAAGAAGAAGCACATCAACAAAAAAAAATAATTGATGCGCACTGGGCGCATATTATTGTTCACGGAACCTTACATTTACTAGGGTACGATCATGTCAATAGTTCAAAAAATAAAAAAATTATGCAACTTTTAGAAATAAAAATACTACGTTTTCTCGGATATAATAATCCTTATGAAAAATAA
- the lnt gene encoding apolipoprotein N-acyltransferase, with protein MKYDALIIFIFGILNTISFSPYDFWPASIFSIFGLLVIINKYQYWKKIIFLGFIWGIGNFFSSIYWIYFSIYQFFELSFLISIFLVFVLSVYLSLYPMIFVLLLQYFCTHINLKRFLIGAPSIWFFTEFLRGKIFTGFPWLELGYSQIDGPLKGIAPIFGVSGISCIIIIISGLISLSWTKKEIFPLILSFSILIILYPLNFLKWYTFDKQYIKIALVQGNVPQSLYFDNNQVNLILKKYMQITEPFLKVSKIIIWPESAIPCYDIICDNFLMNLDRKLKLKNSILITGITSFYQSGYYNSIMLLGNDQSYEYNLKHKYNKHYLVPFGETLPIKNFFQPILKKFGIFIFSLQRGKYLQPQLNISNFHFTPSICYEIIFSEKIRNNVQSNTDFLLTISNDIWFGNTIGPWQHLQMARMRALETGKTLLRSSNNGITAIINPDGTLKSKLPQFVCDVLFEIISPSKGVTPYVFFGSMPIWIIVIIFFIYSIIYKFKLVELFEFFMKTR; from the coding sequence ATGAAGTACGATGCATTAATAATATTTATCTTTGGAATTTTAAATACAATTTCTTTTTCTCCATATGATTTCTGGCCTGCAAGTATTTTTTCTATATTTGGTTTATTAGTTATTATCAACAAATATCAATACTGGAAAAAAATTATTTTTTTAGGATTCATATGGGGTATAGGAAATTTTTTTAGTTCAATATATTGGATATATTTTAGTATTTATCAATTTTTTGAGCTATCTTTCTTAATTAGCATTTTTTTAGTTTTTGTGTTATCAGTTTATTTATCATTATATCCTATGATTTTTGTTTTATTATTACAATATTTTTGTACACATATAAATCTTAAAAGATTTTTAATTGGAGCACCTTCCATATGGTTTTTTACAGAATTTTTAAGAGGCAAAATATTTACCGGATTTCCATGGTTAGAATTAGGATATAGTCAAATCGATGGACCTTTAAAAGGAATCGCTCCAATATTCGGAGTTTCGGGAATATCATGTATTATAATAATCATCAGCGGTCTGATTTCACTTTCTTGGACGAAAAAAGAAATTTTTCCGTTAATTTTAAGTTTTAGTATATTAATTATTTTATATCCTTTAAATTTTTTAAAATGGTACACTTTTGATAAACAATATATAAAAATTGCGTTAGTACAAGGAAATGTACCACAATCTTTATATTTTGATAATAATCAGGTAAATTTAATTTTAAAAAAATATATGCAAATTACTGAACCTTTTTTAAAGGTATCTAAAATTATTATTTGGCCAGAATCTGCAATTCCTTGTTATGATATAATATGTGACAATTTTTTAATGAATTTAGATCGAAAATTAAAACTAAAAAATTCTATTTTAATAACAGGGATAACAAGTTTTTATCAATCAGGATATTATAATAGCATTATGTTGCTAGGCAATGATCAATCATATGAATATAATTTAAAACATAAATATAATAAGCACTATTTAGTACCTTTTGGGGAAACACTCCCTATAAAAAATTTTTTTCAACCCATTTTAAAAAAATTTGGAATTTTCATTTTTAGTTTACAACGAGGAAAATATTTACAACCTCAGTTAAATATTTCAAATTTTCATTTTACCCCATCTATTTGTTATGAAATAATTTTTAGTGAAAAAATTAGAAACAATGTTCAATCCAATACAGATTTCTTACTTACTATATCGAATGATATATGGTTTGGAAATACTATTGGACCTTGGCAACACTTACAAATGGCACGTATGCGAGCTTTAGAAACAGGAAAAACATTGTTAAGAAGTAGTAATAACGGAATTACTGCAATAATAAATCCAGATGGAACATTAAAATCAAAATTACCACAATTTGTATGTGATGTTTTATTTGAAATAATATCTCCGAGCAAAGGAGTAACACCTTATGTATTTTTTGGATCTATGCCAATTTGGATTATAGTAATTATATTTTTTATTTATTCTATAATATATAAGTTTAAACTTGTAGAGTTGTTTGAATTTTTTATGAAAACACGTTAA